From a single Nicotiana tabacum cultivar K326 chromosome 8, ASM71507v2, whole genome shotgun sequence genomic region:
- the LOC107831975 gene encoding uncharacterized protein LOC107831975, producing the protein MASTSVVSMAMPLTYPNQKKQPIVEAFLKPLPIRPSKNIATNSKPVATKFVVKASSLKEKVVTGLTAGVLTASMVVPDVAQAADGVSPSLKNFLLSIVAGGAVLTAIIGAIIGVSNFDPVKRS; encoded by the coding sequence atggcTTCAACTTCAGTAGTTTCAATGGCAATGCCACTAACTTACCCAAACCAAAAGAAGCAACCAATTGTTGAAGCTTTTCTTAAGCCATTGCCAATTAGGCCAtcaaaaaatattgcaacaaatTCAAAACCAGTTGCTACTAAGTTTGTAGTGAAAGCTTCTTCACTTAAGGAAAAAGTAGTGACAGGGTTGACTGCAGGTGTACTTACAGCATCAATGGTTGTACCTGATGTAGCACAAGCTGCTGATGGTGTTTCACCTTCACTTAAGAATTTCTTGCTTAGCATTGTGGCAGGTGGGGCTGTGCTTACTGCAATTATTGGTGCTATTATTGGTGTTTCCAACTTTGATCCTGTTAAGAGGAGTTAA
- the LOC107831973 gene encoding small ribosomal subunit protein uS3x-like, with translation MDTPVTQISKKRKFVADGVFFAELNEVLTRELAEDGYSGVEVRVTPVRTEIIIRATRTQNVLGEKGRRIRELTSVVQKRFKFKENSVELYAEKVSNRGLCAVAQAESLRYKLLGGLAVRRACYGVLRFIMESGAKGCEVIVSGKLRAQRAKSMKFKDGYMISSGQPVKEYIDSAVRHILMRQGVLGIKVKIMLDWDPKGKQGPTTPLPDLVTIHPPKEEEDYARTSVLVPDVVPTMLPTDIPIPVPVM, from the exons ATGGATACTCCGGTTACTCAGATTAGCAAAAAACGAAAG TTTGTTGCTGATGGCGTCTTCTTTGCGGAGCTTAACGAAGTGTTGACACGTGAGTTGGCTGAGGATGGATATTCTGGAGTTGAGGTTAGAGTTACTCCTGTGAGGACTGAGATCATCATCAGAGCCACTCGTACTCAGAACGTTTTAG GTGAGAAGGGAAGGAGGATTCGGGAATTGACATCAGTTGTCCAGAAGCGATTCAAGTTTAAAGAGAACTCTGTGGAGCTATATGCAGAGAAGGTTAGCAACAGAGGGCTTTGTGCCGTTGCTCAGGCTGAATCACTTCGCTACAAGCTCCTTGGTGGTCTTGCTGTTAGGAG GGCATGCTACGGTGTTCTGAGATTTATAATGGAGAGTGGAGCCAAGGGATGCGAG GTGATCGTTAGTGGAAAGTTGAGGGCACAGCGTGCCAAATCCATGAAGTTCAAAGATGGTTATATGATTTCTTCTGGTCAGCCTGTCAAGGAGTATATTGACTCTGCTGTAAGGCATATTCTCATGAGACAG GGAGTACTTGGCATCAAAGTTAAGATCATGCTTGATTGGGATCCAAAAGGAAAGCAAGGCCCAACAACTCCTCTACCAGATCTTGTCACAATACATCCTCCCAAGGAGGAAGAAGATTACGCCAGAACGTCGGTTCTGGTGCCAGACGTAGTGCCAACAATGTTGCCAACTGATATTCCTATCCCAGTCCCAGTTATGTAG